A window of Rubricoccus marinus contains these coding sequences:
- a CDS encoding PAS domain S-box protein produces the protein MLPAPAPTLPPRDASVLGPTLPRSGADEAFERVACLAARTTSAPVALAGLLDRQRLIVRGASGMCASEAEPSLAQSFCRHVAERNEAVRIDHVRPDARGGAASDVVACLGVPVRAASGEVLGALCVTDSVPRDWTNGDEEALASLATMLTHEMERRDALSRLAAAERARDDDRALLRGGFDAIEDIFYVLDTRSRLVRWNSQLCAVSGYTPAELRGVLAEKLFVPEDRPRIHAAMAEAYQNGRAIVEATILSKDGREIAYEISGSPLLDRTGAQIGLCGTCRDITERKRAEASLRLSESRFRGLIEASPDLFFRVTADGRYLDIVAPDDNLLAKEKNSLIGSTLFESLPAPLAARIHSVMRAASESGTPQNMEYELTTQDGTDRLFEARIVPAGKDEVQAIIRDVTDYRIAERSVRESEVRFRSFVEATALVVWQADAEGNVTELGGSWAEFTGQTPEETEGWGWTDVLHPEDVPRTVEVWTSSIARRVPLALDYRVRRHDGVYHRFSVRGVPVFDGDAFLGWVGTCSDVEEKLKAEEMSSWNKAEMLQRERLLTGVASALTRLLTDDMDAAVPDALEELGRVTDADRVYVFGIHKGVLVDETLFSQHYEWAREGVEPQIDNPELQNCPFGEVGLARWESELKAGRSISGLVRDLPIEEQAVLLKLGIESILIVPIRTAGEVWGFLGFSDCSRARAWSAAEEATLAAAAASLGEAIQRQRQQAELAKNEKRLRLALDAANMGSWEVDAQTGAVTCSARTYGLFGLPEGDGDDLGFWIGHVLEEDRDMVVETITGAPDADVGVFVMEYRARVDGAIRWFRSNGRVERDARGRPTRTVGTARDITDEKVYEEALIEAKEAAVTARERAEETARMKSVLLANMSHEIRTPLTSIIGFADLLASEVSGDQQELVEPIVFGGRRLMHTLTSVLDLAQMEAGRRHLNLADVDVQAAVTSAGDLFRTQAEAKGLRFVVAPCDAPAVIRGEDAALHRIIANLVSNAIKFTESGGVTLSTSVASGAVTIRVQDTGVGIGESFVPALFEDFRQESEGEARRFEGNGLGLAISKRLAEMMGGTVTVESEKNVGSTFLVQFPLAG, from the coding sequence ATGCTCCCTGCTCCAGCACCCACACTTCCACCTCGGGATGCCTCGGTGCTGGGCCCCACGTTGCCGCGCTCCGGCGCGGACGAAGCCTTTGAGCGGGTAGCATGCCTGGCGGCGCGTACCACCTCCGCGCCGGTGGCCCTCGCCGGGCTCTTGGACCGCCAGAGGCTAATCGTCCGGGGCGCGAGCGGGATGTGTGCGAGCGAGGCCGAGCCGTCCCTCGCGCAGTCGTTCTGCCGTCACGTCGCCGAGCGCAACGAGGCCGTCCGGATCGATCACGTGCGACCAGACGCCAGAGGCGGGGCCGCTTCCGATGTGGTCGCGTGCCTCGGCGTGCCCGTCCGCGCGGCCTCTGGCGAGGTGCTCGGCGCCCTCTGCGTCACGGACTCCGTGCCTCGGGACTGGACCAACGGCGACGAGGAGGCGCTGGCCTCCCTGGCCACGATGCTCACCCACGAGATGGAGCGTCGCGACGCGCTCTCGCGGCTCGCAGCCGCCGAACGCGCGCGCGACGACGACCGGGCGCTGCTGCGGGGCGGCTTCGACGCCATCGAGGACATCTTCTACGTTCTGGACACCCGCTCGCGGCTTGTCCGCTGGAACAGCCAGCTCTGCGCCGTCAGCGGGTACACCCCCGCCGAACTCCGGGGGGTGCTCGCCGAAAAGCTGTTCGTCCCCGAAGACCGGCCGCGCATCCACGCCGCGATGGCCGAGGCCTACCAGAATGGCCGGGCTATCGTGGAGGCCACGATCCTCTCGAAGGACGGGCGGGAAATCGCGTACGAGATCAGCGGAAGCCCGCTGCTCGACCGCACCGGCGCGCAGATCGGCCTGTGCGGCACCTGCCGCGATATCACAGAGCGGAAGCGGGCCGAGGCGTCACTCCGCCTGAGCGAGTCGCGCTTCCGCGGGCTGATCGAGGCCTCGCCGGACCTCTTCTTCCGCGTCACTGCCGACGGCCGCTATCTCGACATCGTCGCCCCCGACGACAACCTGCTGGCGAAGGAGAAGAACAGCCTCATCGGCAGCACCCTGTTCGAGTCGCTCCCGGCGCCTCTGGCGGCCCGGATCCACAGCGTGATGAGGGCCGCGAGCGAGAGCGGCACGCCTCAGAACATGGAGTACGAGCTCACGACTCAGGACGGGACCGACCGCCTGTTCGAGGCGCGGATCGTGCCCGCGGGCAAAGACGAGGTGCAGGCCATCATCCGGGACGTGACCGACTACAGGATCGCCGAGCGCTCCGTCCGCGAGAGCGAGGTCCGCTTCCGCTCGTTCGTTGAGGCGACCGCTCTGGTCGTGTGGCAAGCCGACGCCGAAGGCAACGTGACCGAGCTCGGAGGTTCGTGGGCGGAGTTCACCGGTCAGACGCCAGAGGAGACCGAGGGTTGGGGCTGGACCGACGTCCTCCACCCCGAAGACGTGCCCCGCACCGTGGAGGTGTGGACCTCCAGCATCGCGCGGCGCGTGCCTCTGGCGTTGGACTACCGCGTGCGCCGCCACGACGGCGTCTACCACCGGTTTAGCGTCCGTGGCGTGCCCGTGTTCGACGGGGACGCGTTCCTGGGCTGGGTCGGCACGTGCAGCGACGTGGAGGAAAAGCTGAAGGCCGAAGAAATGAGCTCGTGGAACAAGGCCGAGATGCTCCAGCGCGAGAGGCTGCTCACCGGCGTCGCGAGCGCGCTTACGCGCTTGCTGACGGACGACATGGACGCCGCCGTTCCGGATGCTCTGGAAGAGCTCGGGAGGGTCACCGACGCCGACCGCGTGTACGTCTTCGGGATCCACAAAGGCGTGCTCGTGGACGAGACGCTCTTTAGCCAGCACTACGAATGGGCGCGCGAGGGCGTCGAGCCGCAGATCGACAACCCGGAGTTGCAGAACTGCCCGTTTGGGGAGGTCGGCCTCGCGCGTTGGGAGTCCGAGCTAAAGGCTGGGCGCTCCATCTCGGGGCTCGTCCGCGATCTCCCAATCGAGGAGCAGGCGGTTCTCCTCAAGCTCGGTATCGAGTCCATCCTCATCGTCCCCATCCGGACCGCGGGCGAGGTGTGGGGCTTTCTCGGCTTCAGCGACTGCTCCCGCGCCCGGGCGTGGTCTGCCGCCGAGGAGGCCACGCTAGCTGCCGCCGCCGCCAGCCTGGGCGAGGCCATCCAGCGCCAGAGGCAGCAGGCCGAGCTCGCTAAAAACGAAAAGCGCCTCCGCCTCGCGCTTGATGCGGCCAACATGGGTTCGTGGGAGGTGGACGCGCAGACCGGCGCGGTGACGTGCTCGGCGCGCACGTATGGCCTTTTCGGACTGCCCGAAGGAGACGGAGACGACCTGGGCTTCTGGATCGGGCACGTCTTGGAAGAGGACCGGGACATGGTGGTGGAGACCATCACGGGCGCCCCGGATGCCGATGTCGGGGTGTTCGTAATGGAGTACAGAGCCCGCGTGGATGGTGCCATCCGGTGGTTCCGCAGCAACGGGCGCGTAGAACGCGACGCCAGAGGCCGGCCCACACGTACGGTGGGCACCGCGCGCGACATCACGGACGAGAAGGTCTACGAGGAGGCGCTGATCGAGGCGAAGGAAGCCGCGGTCACCGCGCGTGAGCGTGCCGAGGAGACCGCGCGCATGAAGAGCGTCCTGCTGGCCAACATGAGCCACGAGATCCGGACGCCGCTCACCAGCATCATCGGGTTTGCGGACCTGCTGGCCAGCGAGGTCAGCGGCGATCAGCAGGAACTCGTGGAGCCGATCGTCTTCGGCGGGCGCCGTCTGATGCACACGCTCACGTCCGTGCTCGACCTCGCGCAGATGGAGGCCGGCCGCCGCCACCTCAACCTCGCGGACGTGGACGTGCAGGCGGCGGTGACCTCGGCCGGTGACCTGTTCCGCACCCAGGCCGAAGCCAAGGGGCTCCGCTTTGTGGTCGCGCCGTGCGACGCGCCGGCCGTGATCCGGGGAGAGGACGCGGCGCTGCACCGCATTATCGCCAACCTCGTCTCCAACGCGATCAAGTTCACCGAGTCCGGCGGCGTCACCCTCTCGACGAGCGTGGCCTCTGGCGCCGTCACCATCCGCGTTCAGGACACCGGCGTCGGCATCGGCGAAAGCTTCGTGCCGGCCCTGTTCGAGGACTTCCGGCAGGAGTCCGAGGGCGAGGCACGGCGGTTCGAGGGCAACGGCCTGGGGCTGGCGATCTCGAAGCGCCTCGCGGAGATGATGGGCGGGACGGTCACCGTCGAGAGCGAGAAAAACGTGGGCAGCACGTTTCTCGTCCAGTTCCCGCTCGCCGGGTAG